CTCACAAAACCTCTTTGACAAAATTAGTTCAGCAGATGATCAACTACCATTTATGAAGATGGAAGATTCTTAATGTTGGACCACAGCAAGAAATAATTGGATGGTCTTGCTTGAACAACAAGCTCCTTATGATAATTATTCAAAAATGACTGTCACATTCCATTTTATATTGTTTGCGCTTTTGCTTGAACAAGATTATTATGCACATGTATTTTGCATAAGCTAAAATGTTGACCCAAAAATGTCCATCTTATCCTTATGTGCATGCAGATGATATAAATTTGACATCAAATGGTGCAGACAATACTAAagtaagaaacaaaatttaaaatatgcaaaAGTTACCAATACAAACTTTCTCATTCAGATCTATGGACCAAGATGAATCACCTGGTAGCAAATTGTCAGCTTTGCACAACTAAACCTGGGTTTCACTGTGTACTAGCAACCCTAACAATATTAATAGTCAGCCTAGCCTACTCTAAGAACTTGAGCAAATTAAAATCACTCTATATACAGGTTCTTTCACTGGATGCAAATATATACCTTATTACCCATtacctctccttgtgactcttataCTCAGCATTTAATATCACTCATCTTCTATCTTGAAGAACCAAATCAGGAAAAGATCTTACGTGCAACCACCAGTATAAGAATCTTGATAATTATCATAAAGATTGCTTGAAACAAGTTCAAGCAAATGATACTGGACCAAGGGATTCAAAACAAGCACCAGGCAACACAATTTTCCAGATCACCAGAACTTGATACCGGTGGTGGCAACTTGGAAACCATGTTGATTGATCTCAAAGAGAAGATGACAACTCAAATACCACCATTGAACTAAATATGGGAATACACCATTCTAAAAAACCTTGGTGCAATACTTGCAATAAACAGAGTCAATATGGACTATCTGATTGGAATTTCATTAACGGATCATAGATTCAGCTAACAATTAACAAACTTTTTGGTATAAACAAGGCTAATTATTCCTTAAACTATTCCAAGACTAGGAAGCAGAAGCTCTAGCAGAAACTGAGAAAGGATTTAAAGATGACTTTTTTACAGCAGGTGTGAGAGATGAACTAAAGAAACCCATTAAGCATAAAGCTTCACTAACCTAATGTTTGCCGGCATGACCCATTTCAAAGAGCAAGACAGTGATGATAGAGATAAACTCCTGTTCATGAATAGCCAACAAATAGCCCCTTCTTAAGGATCAGAGCCAACTCCATGGCGTTCTTACTAGTCTTCAGATTCACATCTCCGGACAAAATCGAGCAGAGATCCAAAACCCCTTCTTCAGTGGCCTCGACAGCCATAACTTTGCTATCTGAGCACACCAAATTCAGCACCAGGAGGGCGTGTTCAATGGCTCTGGGGCTTCCGGCTCTTACCACCTCAGCCAACACCCTAACAAATCCGCTCAACTTCCTCATCTCTTCCTTCCCTTCACGGCACTTGGCTAGGAGGCCCAGGACCCGTACTGCCCTCTCCGAGCCCTCGCTGACGAGGCGGAGGAGCGGTGGCACGGCACCAGCACGGATGGTCCGCCGTCTGTTCTCGGCGAACTTGCACAACTCGTAGAGGGCCGTGGCCGCCTCCCGCCGCTCCCGACCGCCGCCTTCACGGAGGAGCGCGGCGAGGCGGGGAATCGCTGCGGGGTGGGCGCCGATGGTGGCCTTGTTGACCTCTACGACAGCGAGGCTCGTGAGGAGCGTGGCAGCGAGGGCGGGGGCGGATGAGCCGGAGCCGCCGCGGAGAGCCGCTACGAGGGGGTCGAGGGCGCCCTCGGCGACGAGGCCGACGCGGGCGTCGTCGCCGTCGAGGGAGAGGTGGAGGAGGGCGTGGAGGGAGAGCTCTTGGAGGTCGGGGCGGTCGGGGGCAGCGGCGTGGCGGAGGAGGACGGAGGCGGCGCCTGAGTCGGCGAGGAGGCGGCGGGCGGCGTGTCGCCCGTGCTGGGCTAGCCGGAGGACGGCGGCGAGGGAGGGGGTGTCGGAGGGGAAGGAGAGGCGGGCGAGGAGCAAGGCGTCGTCGGTGACGGCGGCGGCGGGGCGCAGGGAGAGGAAGTTGGAGATGAGGCTGCGGAGGGCGTGGTTGGGAAtgagggagggggaggagggcaGTGGGAGGTTGGTGAGGGGGCAGGTGCGGTTACCGGAGTCGAGCCAGCGCTGGATGGAGGCGCGGTCGAAGGTGTGGCCGGAGGAGAGGATCACCGGGTCGGTCATCACCTCCATCGATATCGGGCACCGGAAGTCCTCCGGCAACTCCGCCTCCACTTccatccccctctctctcttcttattcttctactTCTTCGTAGGGAGGGAAGGTAGGAAGGAAGGAGGCAAAACAGCAAATGGTTGTGTGCGTTTGGGACAAGAAATAGAAGGGGGAGAGATAACGTGAAATGAAATGACTAAAATTTCCATTGGCGAAGCGCTGGGGTTTGGAAATGAAGGTGGATTTGTTTGTTTAAAGAGGGGTATTAAAATAAAAGAGAGCAGTTCTTTTTTACATATTTATCGTTCCACAGTTtagaaatatattaatattatagaGCGATTTCCCTCACATTTTAGATATTTTCCAATCaattactttattttatttttttaaacagtgtttttatttaaaaaatgttCAAACTGTTCCTCAAACGAGTCAAATGAAAACAAAAACTAATAAAAATttgttgaatttttttaaaaaagatattttagatatttttaaattaaaaatattatttgaaaaaacaTAAAAGAGGGGCACTTTAGAAAATACCCAAAATATGGGTATTTTCTAAAGAAACCGCCCAATATCATACACATATCTCACatccataaaaaaaaattcattattaTTAACTATATTTGACGCTGATAaatagaacatatatatatatatatatatatgtatatataatttaaCTCTAAATTTTAGGTATCATGCGATATGAGAatgaaatatttttatactaaaaaaaagaaaataaaattgttgTAGTTATAATGGGCAGAAGCATCTCAACCTAAAATCAAACATCAAACATACTGTATGGATTACATGATTGGGATTATAGTGACTCATAATTGTTTCAGAAGATTACCCAAATACGAGGACAAAGTATCAATTAAAATgaaagaatgaaaagaaaagaaagaaagacaagTATTTAGAGTGGCACTAGACATATAAATTTAACAGTATCAAATTCTTGTTTGGTAATATACTCAGATTATCcacaagaatatttattatcaaagCAAGCAAAGTATGATACTTGGTTGGTCTTCAGATAATTCAAGTATCTGAGTGGTACATTAACTTATAGGTATTCACCATTGTCATTCATACAGTATGAGGAATTAGCACTTCCGATCCATAAATACTGATCACTACAAACTAGTACTAGTATTATTAGAATTAAAAACATTGCTTAGAACaataaaagaacaagaaaaaggggatATGGCATATGAGGTAAAAAGCAGCAGAAGTATTAGAGAAAATACTTGATCAAGGTAAATGACTTCTTCAAAATCACCAAGTGAATTACGCAAATACAGAATCTTCAATGTTGAATGGTAAGAGGAGTAGTCTGATATGTGTAAGACAGGTACCAACATGTTGGTTTTCTCCTCTACAATTGTTGCTGGCACAGGTACGAGCAGTTAGACACATCCATCATctatcaagaagaagaagactgatTAGTTGAACATCCAATGCTGTCAAAAGACCTCAAAATAATCATGCAGATTGGACATGCCTTGTTGTAGATCTGAATATGGTTGTGGCATTTCTCCATCTCATCCACTATTATTGAAGAACATGGGATGAAGCATCCAAACTAGACCCACAAGTTCACAGGCAAGGAACATGCAGCATCAGTAAAATTCTTCAcaacaagatttctgaccttgatGCTGTAGCAGAGTCTGCTACTAGTTCATGTATTGGCTGTTTTTATGTGCAGaagcagaaaaaagaaaagaagaaacaaggtTAACTCATACTTGTGAACTGCAGGTTTGCACACATATAGTTGTAATCTTTGCACAAAATCCATAATACTGTGCCTGGAAATGCAGATATGTAAAAACATGTCTAGGAAGAACAAGCTTCAATAGCTGCATAAGGATAATTTGCTATAGTTCTCAAGAACATTCATTAACCAAAGAACACACACTCGCCATGCTTCGAATGCACATAATATGTGCTTTAATTATTGGTCGTACCTCCATTTTGCTCAACATAAATGGAAATATGAGCAGCAGAAAAATTGGCAGCAGAAAAATTGACTACTAGTTCGTTAGTAGTCGACCCTTTCTTTATATGTCTTAACTAAAAAGCCATTTTGGAATATCATAATTTAGAAACACAATTACATAGTCACAGAACATAGGGCCCCAAGAGGAGGTTCAAACTTCAGGGGACCATACTTGGGACCTTGTTACAAATACTTACTTGACACCTTCCTCATTCTTACCTTACTTAGCTGGCAGCATCCATGTGCAGTAATTTCCAACCTGTAAACTTGGATATTGTAGTAACTTATCAGGTTTTCACAATTCACCTTGAAAACCAGATTGTAATGTTAGATCAGGAAACCTGCATTAGATGATGGATCATGAAAACTGAACTCCAAATCTTGGTGTGGTGTCTCAGCACCCTCAAACAACAGGGTTCTGGAATTGTCCTGCACCAGTTGATGAGTAAACGAGCATAATTTTTGACAAACAAGTAGCAGAAAAAAGTAGCAGAAACATGAACATGACATTTCAGTGCCTGGTAAATACAGAAGATACACTCAACAATTGTCCACTTTTTCAGAACTGACAAGCAAACCATGTGATTACTTAGTCTTCAATATACAAGCATTACATGGAGGTGTAGATCTGCTGAAGAAGTCACTTTCCAACGACCATCATCCATGTCATTTCTTAGAACTGAGTAAAGAGAGTTGCAAATTTATTTAACACCAGCTTATATGGCAAAGAGCAACTTAAATTAACATCATCAATGTCAACAAGGTACATAATGATTGTCATGACCATTCACTCACAAAGCATGCAAATAATTAACCAACAACTGATGCTTGGAGATTGTAGTAACTCATCTGGTTTTTACAATTTACCTTAATATGTGTTGTCAACCTTGTACACTATGATACCACAAACTGAGACAACTTTAGTTTGTCCCTTAAATGGCAAATGATCTCAAGTGATACTGAGTACCAGATACCTAACAGACAGCAGATGGGCCTACATTCTACAGAGATTTAGTTCGGTCATCACAACTCATCATCATACTATCGCACGTAGTATCGGTACTTCAAATCAAAGTTTCTGCAGTGGCCGATCAACATTAAAACATGGAGGCTCTAGATATATCACAAACAAATCTTCTGTTTAAATCAAAATAAGCAATATAAGGCCCGATTTTGATTGTATAATGGAGAAGAAAACTTGCACAATGACTCTAGAAGTCAACATGACAACACAAAGTGATTGTCTTCAGAGATAACCAGGTGCATTCAAAATCATTAAACAATTTAATTACTCATATGATACACATAACTGGTCTTCCTTGGTCAAGTTACCAAAGTGGAGCTTTCCTTCGTATCTACTGAACTGTGTGAGAAACATTCGGTCTTGCCACATTAAAGATTTAAAATCTTTAAACTGGTTTATAACTTCTAATCCTTAAAGCATAATTGATACATATACATTGCCGTAACAGGAAAAATATATATGAATCATAAATCCTACAACATTTCACTTCCCTTGCAGAGTCTATTCCACCAGTTTGACCTTAAAGCGAACAAAAGAATATATAAATTTCATAGGTATTATAGCTAAGATTAATTGCCAAGAACTCACAGTGATATGTATACGAAGTAAAAGTTCTAACCTTTGTGCTCATCGACGGCATCATGATACTCTTGCTCCTCTTCAGGCGCGGGAGGGAGCTCTACCTCCTCTACAGGCAATGCGGAGCCATTGACACGAGGTGCTAACAATCCCCCGGCCCCTGATGCGTCGCTGCCGGCTCCATCATCGGGATAGCGGACCACGACAACAGGACAAACACAGTGATGCACGCAGTAATCGCTGACGCTCCCGAGCCGGCTCTTGCTGCTCCTCCTGGAGACACCGAAGCCCCTGCTCCCCATAATGACCGCGCTGAGGCCGAGCCTCTCGATCACATGTCCCTTGATAATGTGGATCTTGAAGACGACAAGTGGCTGCGCGAGGTCCTGCGCCTTGGTGGTCGTGAAGGCGTCGAAGTCCTCCTCCAGCTTCTGCGGCGGCACCTCCTATCGCGGGTCGTCGAAGGCGGAGGCGGAGACGGAGACGGAAAGGTCGA
The window above is part of the Musa acuminata AAA Group cultivar baxijiao chromosome BXJ2-6, Cavendish_Baxijiao_AAA, whole genome shotgun sequence genome. Proteins encoded here:
- the LOC103988182 gene encoding U-box domain-containing protein 8-like, which codes for MEVEAELPEDFRCPISMEVMTDPVILSSGHTFDRASIQRWLDSGNRTCPLTNLPLPSSPSLIPNHALRSLISNFLSLRPAAAVTDDALLLARLSFPSDTPSLAAVLRLAQHGRHAARRLLADSGAASVLLRHAAAPDRPDLQELSLHALLHLSLDGDDARVGLVAEGALDPLVAALRGGSGSSAPALAATLLTSLAVVEVNKATIGAHPAAIPRLAALLREGGGRERREAATALYELCKFAENRRRTIRAGAVPPLLRLVSEGSERAVRVLGLLAKCREGKEEMRKLSGFVRVLAEVVRAGSPRAIEHALLVLNLVCSDSKVMAVEATEEGVLDLCSILSGDVNLKTSKNAMELALILKKGLFVGYS